TCGTAGAGGTGCCAGTTGCCTCTGGGACGGACGCGGATGGAAAGAAGATCGTAGGGTATCTATGGCCGATGCATGAGGGAAAAAGGAAGGTGGGGGACTATATCCATCTGATGGGGCAGTTCGAGGATGGCCTCTTGGTCTTCGCGACGCATAGCTGGCATATGGTCGAGAACTTCTGTTCGGGTCTGCTCTGCGCCACAGATTCAAGGGCGCAGAGGGACAACCTTCATGAGCTCATCTCCAAAGGCATGGACATGGGCCTTGAGTTCGTCAGGGTCGATGACCACCTGTTTGAGCATGGACCGAGGGCCTTATGAAGAGCGCACGGCAAGGAGAGATGTGCTATCTCCCTTCCTTGGAAAGGGCATGGGACATGCTGGCGGACCTGGACCTTAGAGTGGCGGCCGAAAGGGCCGGCGGACGGGCCGAAGGGTCCATGATATTGATAAGGATGCTCAATGGCGAGGCGTCCATCGAACCAGGAAGGAGAAGGATCGAATGTAATGTTCCAGGCTCTGGGTTCCTCCTCGAAATAGTGGTCCTGCATTACGTGAAAGGATGCCTGGACAACGCCCCATCGAAAGGGAAGGAATGGCTGCTCTTCAGACAATTGCCGGGCGGGGAGGTGTTCCAGCCCGCGTTCCAAAAGAGGGTCGTCCAAGGGATCGCCAAGAGGTTCTCTTCCCGGCCCGATGAACTTTTGAGGGCCGGTCTCTCCCTAGGTGGAAGAAAGGAAGATCTCGGCGATGCGACGGTGGTGCTTCCTTTCTTTCCTAGGCTCGAGGTCAGGGTCACGGTGTGGGAGGGTGACGATGAGGTGCCTGG
This genomic window from Methanomassiliicoccales archaeon contains:
- a CDS encoding DUF3786 domain-containing protein is translated as MKSARQGEMCYLPSLERAWDMLADLDLRVAAERAGGRAEGSMILIRMLNGEASIEPGRRRIECNVPGSGFLLEIVVLHYVKGCLDNAPSKGKEWLLFRQLPGGEVFQPAFQKRVVQGIAKRFSSRPDELLRAGLSLGGRKEDLGDATVVLPFFPRLEVRVTVWEGDDEVPGSATLLFSPETPSLLPTEDLTEVGEVVLSALLKAVNKGR